The sequence below is a genomic window from Brevibacillus laterosporus.
TCCACTTTCGTAACGATCTGGTCTGGTCGTTGGCTGTTCAATAGCCTCAGATTGACTTCCGGTCCCACCATGAATCAATGGTTCCAGATTTATCTCATCCCTCACAAATAAGCAACCTGTTCCTTGTGGGCCATATAAACCCTTATGTCCAGGAAACGCCAACATATCAATCTTCATCTTGTTAACATCTATAGGTAAAATTCCTGCTGTTTGAGAAGCATCCACCAAGAAAGTAAGCTTATGACGTCCACTCAGCTCGCCCAGCTCCTGAATTGGTAAAATAACACCTGTTAGATTGGATGCATGGCTGACCACAAGCAGTTTTGTCTCCGTTCGAAACGCTTGTGCAAAATCCTCAGCATAAAACAACTGATCTTCACGTGGCGTGACATAGGTAATTTCAATTCCAAGCTTTGCGCGTAAATATTCAAGTGGTCTGCGTACAGAATTATGCTCAATCGATGATGTTACCACATGATCCCCTGGCTGTAAGAAACCTTTTATGGCTTGATTAAGGGCCTGCGTCGCATTTTGATAAAAAAAGAGGTCATTCGGGTTCTCAATCCCAAACAACCTAGCAAGTTGTACACGCGTCCGAAACAATGCCTTACTGGCCTTCATAGCCAGAGTATGTCCTCCTCGACCAGGATTGGCTGCGTACTCGTCAATTACTTCTATCATGACTTCTTTTACCTGAGGTGGCTTTGGCCAAGAAGATGCGGCATTATCCAGATAAGTCACTGACATAGGAAAATCCCCTTTACTCTTCTATTTGCAAAATATCAAGAATACGTTGCAGATCGTCATCGGAGTAAAATTCTATTTCTATCTTTCCCTTTTTATTACTTTTATTGATTTGGACACCTGTTCCAAAGCGATTCTGTAAGCGTTGTTCCCATTGTACATATACTTTTTCCTTAGTAACAGGC
It includes:
- a CDS encoding aminotransferase class V-fold PLP-dependent enzyme; its protein translation is MSVTYLDNAASSWPKPPQVKEVMIEVIDEYAANPGRGGHTLAMKASKALFRTRVQLARLFGIENPNDLFFYQNATQALNQAIKGFLQPGDHVVTSSIEHNSVRRPLEYLRAKLGIEITYVTPREDQLFYAEDFAQAFRTETKLLVVSHASNLTGVILPIQELGELSGRHKLTFLVDASQTAGILPIDVNKMKIDMLAFPGHKGLYGPQGTGCLFVRDEINLEPLIHGGTGSQSEAIEQPTTRPDRYESGTANTVGIAGLGAGVSFVLETGIEQIHHQEWSLTKMTIEELIKIDGVEVYGPDLSIERVGLVAFNVQGADASEIAFILDQQYQIAVRAGYHCTPLGHETAGTEKRGAVRASFGVYNDETDVRRLISAINEISEAFYVG